The following proteins come from a genomic window of Acetivibrio cellulolyticus CD2:
- the rplC gene encoding 50S ribosomal protein L3, translated as MKKFILGTKIGMTQIFNEAGLAIPVTVIQAGPCTVIQKKTVETDGYGAVKVGFADANEKRLNKPQKGQFSKLKVAPKKYIREFRADDFDKYEAGQEIKVADMFENGEKIDVTGISKGKGFAGVMKRHGHKTGPLTHGSMYHRRVGSMGANTSPARVFKGKKLPGHMGVERVTVQNLDIVRVDAERNLLLVKGAVPGAKGGLVIIKNTVKSGK; from the coding sequence ATGAAGAAATTTATTTTAGGTACAAAAATCGGAATGACACAGATATTTAATGAAGCTGGTTTGGCAATTCCGGTTACAGTAATTCAAGCAGGTCCATGTACTGTAATACAAAAAAAGACAGTTGAAACAGATGGTTATGGTGCTGTTAAAGTTGGATTTGCTGATGCAAATGAAAAGAGACTAAACAAGCCTCAAAAAGGACAATTCTCAAAGCTTAAAGTAGCACCTAAAAAGTATATTAGAGAATTCCGTGCTGATGACTTTGATAAATATGAGGCAGGTCAGGAAATCAAAGTAGCGGATATGTTCGAGAATGGCGAGAAGATTGACGTTACAGGTATTTCAAAAGGTAAAGGATTCGCAGGCGTTATGAAGAGACATGGCCATAAAACTGGTCCGTTAACCCACGGTTCAATGTATCATAGAAGAGTTGGTTCCATGGGTGCGAATACTAGCCCTGCAAGAGTTTTCAAAGGTAAAAAACTTCCAGGACATATGGGTGTTGAAAGAGTAACAGTTCAAAACCTTGATATAGTTCGTGTAGATGCTGAGAGAAACCTTTTATTGGTTAAAGGCGCTGTTCCAGGTGCAAAAGGTGGTCTCGTAATTATAAAGAATACTGTAAAGTCTGGTAAATAG
- the rplD gene encoding 50S ribosomal protein L4, with protein sequence MPKVDLYDMNGKVVGDIDLSEAVFGIDVNKEVVHQAVVNQLANKRQGTQSTKTKSEVRGGGIKPWKQKGTGRARQGSIRSAQWIKGGIVLGPKPRSYRYTLPKKVKRLALKSVLSSKVSENEIIVLDKLNFDKIKTKQMAEVLKNLKIDGTAVILIADKNENVERSANNIPGVKTLLANTINVYDIVKHSKLIITKDAVSKVEEVYA encoded by the coding sequence ATGCCAAAAGTTGATTTATATGATATGAACGGTAAGGTAGTTGGAGATATAGATTTAAGCGAAGCTGTTTTTGGTATTGATGTAAATAAAGAAGTTGTTCATCAGGCAGTTGTGAACCAACTGGCAAATAAAAGACAGGGTACTCAGTCTACAAAGACAAAAAGTGAAGTTCGTGGCGGTGGTATTAAGCCATGGAAACAAAAAGGTACAGGTAGAGCAAGACAAGGAAGTATTCGTTCTGCACAATGGATCAAAGGTGGTATTGTTCTAGGTCCTAAACCAAGGAGCTACAGATACACACTTCCAAAGAAGGTTAAGAGACTTGCATTAAAGTCTGTACTTTCATCGAAAGTAAGTGAGAATGAAATAATAGTTCTCGACAAGTTGAATTTCGATAAAATAAAGACTAAGCAAATGGCAGAAGTGCTCAAAAATCTTAAAATTGATGGAACTGCAGTAATATTAATTGCTGATAAGAATGAAAATGTTGAAAGATCAGCAAACAATATACCTGGAGTAAAAACATTACTTGCAAACACTATTAATGTTTATGATATAGTGAAGCACAGCAAACTTATAATAACAAAGGATGCTGTATCAAAGGTTGAGGAGGTGTACGCATAA
- the rplW gene encoding 50S ribosomal protein L23 yields the protein MRLAEDIIKRPHITEKSNMEAITGKYTFIVDVKATKTEIKQAVEKLFSVKVLKVNTVNCEGKQKRMGVHQGPRPDWKKAIVKIDTNPKPTSYLTKGGKAVTDNKKLKTSIEEFGVTQ from the coding sequence ATGAGATTAGCTGAAGATATTATAAAAAGACCACATATTACTGAGAAGAGTAATATGGAAGCGATAACTGGAAAGTACACCTTTATTGTTGATGTTAAGGCAACAAAAACAGAAATTAAGCAAGCGGTAGAAAAGTTATTTAGTGTTAAGGTTCTTAAAGTTAATACAGTTAATTGCGAAGGAAAGCAAAAAAGAATGGGTGTTCATCAAGGACCAAGACCGGATTGGAAAAAAGCAATTGTTAAAATTGATACCAATCCAAAGCCTACATCCTACTTGACTAAAGGTGGTAAAGCAGTAACTGATAACAAAAAGCTTAAGACAAGTATTGAAGAATTTGGAGTAACTCAATAA
- the rpsJ gene encoding 30S ribosomal protein S10, with protein MANKQKIRIRLKAFDHQVLDQSAEKIVETAKRTGAQVSGPVPLPTEKEIITILRAPHKYKDSREQFEMRTHKRLIDILLPTPKTVDALMRLDLPAGVDIEIKL; from the coding sequence ATGGCAAACAAACAAAAAATCAGAATCAGATTGAAAGCATTTGATCATCAGGTTCTTGACCAGTCAGCTGAAAAAATAGTTGAAACTGCAAAAAGAACTGGGGCACAAGTGTCGGGGCCAGTGCCGCTACCTACAGAAAAGGAAATAATAACTATATTAAGAGCTCCACACAAGTATAAAGATTCCCGTGAACAGTTTGAGATGAGAACTCACAAGAGGTTAATCGATATACTGTTGCCAACACCTAAGACAGTTGATGCACTTATGAGACTGGACTTACCAGCTGGTGTTGACATCGAGATAAAACTTTAA